DNA from Aphis gossypii isolate Hap1 chromosome 3, ASM2018417v2, whole genome shotgun sequence:
TTCAACCCCcccgaaaaataaaaataattgttaataaaagttttacataatattataatatataatatatataatatatatattatatgtgaaaCTTGATTAGGTTTGGTTCACATGGACGTGGTGTCTTTAAAGACAAGATGTATGTAGTTTCTGTACAGAAAAAGTTTCCAAGATATCTGTAGAAAACGATAAACgtcttaaaaatgaaatgaaactGGAACTCAAAACTCACCAAGGAttatccaaatttttttttaaattgatgtatGAGAAAAATGAGAGTGAAATTATATGCAGTTTTGATATGATGCAAAACCAAGCTCTTCCCAAACTTTCAGTAACCGATACATTTTACAGCAGACAAGCTTGGCTTTACAATTTGACATTTGTGTCTAATTCGGATCATCAAACTGCTGAAAATGTAGATCTGTACACCTGGCTAGAAACTCAAAGTGGTCGTGGCCCTAATGAGATTTGTAGTGCATTGTTACACTGTTTGGAAcagttagaaaataaattaaaagcagCAGGCCAGTCAccaaaagttttgaaattattttcagattCCTGCTCTGCCCAAAATAAGAACCAGTTTGTCAtgacattgttattatacttcataaactataaatcaacaatttttactacgattaaacatatatttccCGTTAGAGGACATAGTTACATGCCTCCAGACCAAGTATTTGGAAGAATTGAGCAAAAACTGAGAAAGATTGAGAATATTTTATCACCAAAAACATATCATGATATGTTTAGAGAATCCTGCACGGTATGGGAATATGGTAAGGATTTTGAAATGtcagattttaaaacaaacataaaaaatgttattaaaagtaaattgggATTTAAATCAactgaacaaaaaatatttacctataaaaagGGAGACAAATTAGTAGGAATATCATCCTCGTATGAAGCTACCCCAACACGAATACAAGTTTTAAAGCGAGGTgcaaatttagaaaatttaaataatgtcttGAAACTTTCATAAGTCAATCATGTAAAAGAGCCGAAAcagaatgatataaaaaacttaatgaaatattttacaattcctGAAGATGCCAAAGAATTTTACAGTGATATTGAACACAAACAACATTGAAGAATCGAATAATGATTTTGAAGATGAAAATGGAGTTTTGATTTATAGTGAAGACAgtcattagtttttatattttttttttcgttaccttgtcagtattatatattaatgattaatgcaTAGTATTTGccatttgatatattattatacttattaacttattatattatattattataatataatattagtgacCTTTTGATTTCAAATGAAGAtactctttttaattttttttgttatttttatattaattatattatatacaattttagttgTTATCTTGActcattgaatttttatttaaagtgaagatactcattaatttaaaaaaaaaatgtttgttatttttatgttaataatattatataaaattttagttgttatcataactcattgaatttttatttaaagtgaaGATACTCATTAATTCTTATGTTGTTttgttattctaatattaacaattgatACTATTTAAAGTGAAGAtactcattaattttttaattttttttttgttatttttatgttaataatattatatactatcttAGTTGTTATCatgattcatttaattttgatttaaagtgAAGACTGAAGACACTCATTaatacctttattattttgttgttttaatattaacaattggTACTTAgttggtacctacctatttatattatatttttttctatattttattataattacatttttataatatatgtatattatttaattattatacacctaggtatttagtataatctcatgaaaaaaaacatgtatgataatatacctactaaattttaaattgaacaaagctgttttaatgttttattaggcttaatataaataaatattttgcatgtgcctattatttacttcaagattttaaaatggtaCTCTGTTACTTGACTCcaagtatagaaaaaaataatgtaatatttttctaaaatctatacaatattataaaataatggaaataatacgttttgaaaaaaaattttacaaaacggaataaaaccatatttttttcaaaacgtaTCATTTCCGGAAATAACACGTTTTGCAGAAAATCAAAACCTTGAaaccttaaaaatatgatcaaataatttattattttttatttctcaaaCTGTTtccttttctaaaaataaatacttaatttttgaaatttacacATTATTTCTAACTTGTCTGGTTCGTTTGCAATAGAAAATCGGTGTTCCTGACAaaagatattttcaattatggCAGATGAAACTACTGACATCTCTCAACAAGAACAAATGTCTCTATGTATCCGTTACATTGATCCTGATTTGACGTACCCTTTAATCCGGgaagattttttaaagtttgtagTTGTTTCTGATTTAAGTGGCCAAGGTTTAGCGACaactataattgaaaatttacaatCGGCTGGTATTAACTTAGACTTTTTAATTGGCCAGGGTTATGATGGCGCGGCTTCTATGAGTGATCATTTGAATGGTGCTCAAGCTGtaatacgtaaaaaatatCCGAAGGCATTATTTGTTCATTGCAGTGCGCATTCTTTTAATCTCGCAATCAATGATGCTTATAAGATAACTGTTGTCAGAAATACTATGGGTAGTGTATCGtcagtttgtaatttttttcgagGATCAGCTCAACGCactgatgttttaaaaaatcatgtgATTAATCATTTTCCAAGTAGTAGACATACAGTGCTATTATCGATGTGTGAAACGAGATGGATATTAAGACACGATGCTATTAATCGCTTTAAAGAAATGTACATTCCAATAATTCATGCGTTAGAAGATCtccaaaaatcaattaataccgAAACTTCCAATAAAGCTTATCAACTCCTTTCAGTAATATTAAATggccaattttttattactttaagcATAATAGAAAAAGTATTTGCTTATACATTACCACTATGTTATAACTTACTGACTGTGAATTCCGATTTAACTGCTGCATGTGAtcatgttcaaaatataattgatgctCTTAGTAACCTTCGTGAAAACAGTGattccaattttaaattaatatatgataaatgtaATCAAATACTTATTGATGTAGATAGTGAAGTGACAATTCCTCGCTgcgtaaaaaaacaaacaaaccgGGATAATACTCCTTCACAATCGCCTGACgcacaatatttaattcatttttagacCATACCATTGTTCATTTATCAGAccgttttataaaacataaacaaataataaccgacttagaaaaattaattccaagttgtattaatgtaaattcaCTAGATCTATCAAAAGATACTATAATCTTTTATGAAAGTTTATTGCCAGATTCTACAGTATTTAATGAAGAATTCTCCACATGGaaattaaaatggttaaaagataacattgaaaaaaaaccttCAAATGCAGTAgagtttttattagaatttgatGAAAGATTTTTCCCAAATATaagaaaactgttggaaataTTAGCAACTTTACCCGTGTCTACGGCAACTGCAGAAAGGACCTTTTCTACTTTACGGCGTCTCAAAACATATCTGCGCAACACAACTGGCGAAGATCGGTTAACTGGGTTAGCTCTTCTTTCAattcaaaaagaaattaaCGTTGGTCCTAATGAAGTGGTGAGAAGGTTCGCTTTAATACCTCGAAGACAAGGATTCgttctatgatttttttttttatattatctaataactaattatatatatatatatatcgaaaaattatttaaaatgtattttaatgtattataaattattatgtatgattattattttttttaatattactattgaataatatgacTCGATCTGACATATGTATGTTGtttgaatattgtatatatggccaattaatatctattatctagtaaaataaatacacttatacacttaaaataggtacgtgttagtaaaatattgaacCCTCCCCCCGAAAAAAATTTCTAGGCACGCCCCTGTCTACACAAAAATGTAGGTCAGTGCTGAAAgggataaaatatgattaatgatttatgtattcaagaaattaaaaacaattctcCAATAACCCCAGACCtaaaacaatagtaaaatttaaaagtggccctaataatattaatataaattataaattcatgaaGGGCCtggattttatgaaaaaattattgtagaatatGAACTAATTTGTgcatatcaaaaatgtattatatgcagGTATGTAAttacttactaaaaaaaaaatgttaatattttaatttattactttaatataaactatttctaatatttaacaataaacagGCTACAACACCATCATTTACCAAAACGCAGATAGAAGCTTAGGGCATAGGGGGCAATGCATAGCTGCTAAtagacaacatttttttttttttattatttaacttaataaatatctttgCCTCCCCCCATTTCTCTAGTCTGTATCAGCCTTTACAAAATATCCAATGTCAGTATTTGGCATCTCACTgagtaaaacaatacaatttaaaattaaaatacattatatgttcttttaatactttatattgaaattcatcaagcatcataaaaacaaatacttagtagcaatctaaatataataatttatcatagatTTTAGATaccaaaagattttttttaaattatttatttgatttatactagaatatttacttattttattttacaatacctaaatttctatttttactcATCAATGCACCAGCAAGCTATAGTATCTCAGAATTATCTTttaggattaaaatttaaatgattgatGTTGTaaccttatttaaatttaagtatggaatgtcatacaaattacaatacatttttttcatttacaatttttagttttatatacctattacatataaaatggTTGGTAATAGTTTTCCTCTGGAATGTTTGGAATGTTGGTTGGATTCAATTGTTTACACTTCTTTCAAATTTAGTTGATAaggtatctaaaaaaatacaataaaaacctaattacttgaattatatttcacttgaaatatgtaggtactaagtataaaaccatattttttattttgttgcatATTGAAATACTAAAATCCAATATagaaaccaatatttttatttttattgtttccaGTTGTAAATtggaatattgttttaatatgtatcattCAAATCATCTGgatattttttgtgaatagGTACAGAAAATCTtagaatatcattattaagaattttagtaggtatgcTATAGATTTTCTAAAATAGCATTGGCTATAGAGCAACTATCAATTTTAAAGTCCTACTGGattgtattatcaaaatattaaccatATTGACTGGAATAATTAACAAGTCAATAATCCATATCAATTGcaacaaatattgtatagagCTGATGTATTAactgaaatcaaaatgtttataaataattataacaagaattatttataatagtttttacatataaCAATATGGTGACCAgaattactatttttcataGGATAGTACTCTTTTTTTATGCAAGTCCTAGtgtcattaaaaatagtgttaagtatattaaattgcaatatttttttgaaaatattattaggtactacacgtttatgattttttataatttagtattaatttatattttatagttcgaGCTAATGCAATCTAATTGGTTGTTagcatagttaatttaatttgttaatgtttcctatattttaacaaagttttgtattaatttattcaaattttccaCTTGGTATTTTaccttcaaaaaaataactaaaatatttataggtactttattttaagtttacttaaatttcatAGAATTGTTATCATAAAGACACACATCTAACGAgttgacataataattttaaataattagttttttagtacctacctaggtaataataataattttaaaaaatacaatttttgtagaAGGAGATGACCTATGGTCTATATGGGCAAAAAGGGTGTATGCATTGGCAATTACGACAGAGGAGAAgctaagatttaaatttttatatctggTCACCATAcatataactacaaaataagcAATACTTACCAATATTTAATAGGCCTTTCCAAGTATCAAATTCACACGCgtaatcttaatttaaataagtacttctatgtttaattaaattaataaacaaaataaaatataatataaacaacacattttgacatattattataatataaataatataaatataatgtaatattgacTGTTATgtcatgttattttattataatgttgatgTCTGATGTTCTATGCTTCACAAGATTACCACAATAGTCATACTACATAGTACAATATGGCGTACGGTCAGACGTTAGTAAAACTTTTACTGTAAAAgtaaagttttcatttttcagtAAGTTGTCACGAGGTATCGTGTAATaatgaaacattatataacTGAAATCTGGATGATAGCTTGCCAGTTGCGATCTCggatatgtacatattaatataggtaataataaaccttatactaggtaataagtataaggtctatggtattggaattattgttttgtgatTATACAGAAcgcaagattattattttgcttcataaatttaaataatttaatgttataggtGGGGCGGAGTTACAGAATACAAGGGTATTCATAACTTTTGGCTTTTCATAATCACTAATCGGTATCTATTATCAGGAGTCGGCTCGTTTTTACATCATAGTCTTAGATCATATACTATGGATGTAGTTATGCGTATACCGAATTGTGTCCAACATCATCCCCACCACCTTCAAAATTTCACGGTACACGAAAGAAATGCGCATGCCCAGAAATCTAAGCGAATGATACTGTTATACTGATAAAGTGATAAGCGATAACgttgaaatttttgattttttgaattttgttgactttatattttgctaatttaactaatttggcatcaaaattttaaatcaaattgttaATCTTTTTTCATCAACATGGGCAGAGTATGCTGTTTTTATTGTCAATCGACGCTATCTAAAATTGCTGGCTTAACACTGCACacgtaagttataaatttataactattgttgAATTTTAGAATGAATACTTGGCtggtaataggtattattttataaattataatgacattTACAGGTTACCTACTGATAAATATTTGCGCAATGCTTGGCTAAAAGCTTGTGGCTATAGTGAAAATGATTATTCTCCAGATAGGAGAATATGTTCTCTTCACTTTGAAGAACATTGTTATAAGGCCACTGCAAGGAAGTTATTAAAACCTGGCTCAGTTCCTACAAAATTTTATAGgatttcacaatatttatatgtaaacaaGCCTAAGTAAGATTTTAtggttttctttttaaattcattcttGATCCACATACCTTtcttttaatgtgtttttatttttaataactttattttcttGAAATAGAATGCAAATGATTGAACCTAGTGAAAGTGAATATGTACCGTCTTGTTCACACAATGACCCAAGTCAAAATATTGATCAaagtaagaataattattaactgattatattttattttaattgaaaccgttttatactttattttagtacTTGGAATAACTGACAGTGAACCATCTTGTTCACGTAATGACACAAGTCAAAATATTGATCAaagtaagaataattattaactgactatattttattttaattgaaaccgttttatactttattttagtacTTGAAATAACTGAAAGAGTTCCTGAATTAAATACTAAGCGAAAAATATCACTAACAAATTCTACACCATCTGAGTGCattattggtatattaataaatattaatgtatattattataaatagtaatttataagtgtTATTTATACGTCatcatgaataatttaatttcagaaaCTCCAAAACGAAGGAGAAATCGTTATGTTGGTGATGTAACTACTCCTGATTTAAGTACTCCTAAACGAGCAAAAGAGAATTTTAAAGtggcaaaattaaaaatt
Protein-coding regions in this window:
- the LOC126550695 gene encoding zinc finger MYM-type protein 1-like, which translates into the protein MADETTDISQQEQMSLCIRYIDPDLTYPLIREDFLKFVVVSDLSGQGLATTIIENLQSAGINLDFLIGQGYDGAASMSDHLNGAQAVIRKKYPKALFVHCSAHSFNLAINDAYKITVVRNTMGSVSSVCNFFRGSAQRTDVLKNHVINHFPSSRHTVLLSMCETRWILRHDAINRFKEMYIPIIHALEDLQKSINTETSNKAYQLLSVILNGQFFITLSIIEKVFAYTLPLCYNLLTVNSDLTAACDHVQNIIDALSNLRENSDSNFKLIYDKYSTVFNEEFSTWKLKWLKDNIEKKPSNAVEFLLEFDERFFPNIRKLLEILATLPVSTATAERTFSTLRRLKTYLRNTTGEDRLTGLALLSIQKEINVGPNEVVRRFALIPRRQGFVL
- the LOC126551184 gene encoding uncharacterized protein LOC126551184, which codes for MGRVCCFYCQSTLSKIAGLTLHTLPTDKYLRNAWLKACGYSENDYSPDRRICSLHFEEHCYKATARKLLKPGSVPTKFYRISQYLYVNKPKMQMIEPSESEYVPSCSHNDPSQNIDQILGITDSEPSCSRNDTSQNIDQILEITERVPELNTKRKISLTNSTPSECIIETPKRRRNRYVGDVTTPDLSTPKRAKENFKVAKLKIIKQRRQIKTLTQKVNRLQKKLSSLKTLFAYMKKQNLLSEVAHDNILVKYKLYKTNYINH